The following proteins are encoded in a genomic region of Sphaeramia orbicularis chromosome 2, fSphaOr1.1, whole genome shotgun sequence:
- the rp1l1a gene encoding retinitis pigmentosa 1-like 1 protein isoform X1, with product MHSVQEGVWDPQPPSKHASPHPPPYSSNSRLTHVTRAAPAKRITFYKSGDSQFGGVRMAIHKRSFKCFDALLDDLSQKVPLPFGVRTVTTPRGTHTIKQLEQLQDGGCYLCSDRRQAKPINMDLATKRPSIWYYHSRRPQRPDASSATPPGYLSHRHRRILLVKNGEPSIRKSIVLSRRSTRSLRAFLEEASEVMQFHVRKLYTVEGRKIDSVQSLMTCPGVLVCVGREAFSPVLVNFIRKSSEEKLPGLSSKSPGLGPRTPGNGARSPATQGTRSPPHGAQSRASEYSEGHESKKNVNFGLETKKSIIHPRSDSSNRSARFSLSSEKSYGNGISALSQAKTAIMNDDIEKRVLVNKDGSLSLEMRVRFHLQNDETLQWSTQIKKSPPLPNDCCPLSQDHPHFLQQGQSESCSDPDSASFDPEGVGFSSQTLQCALEGNHCPCCYQRQVQQYDLWENPAHSHKQPVPPPHGSSQTHTIMRHSHSSSSSSSCNSRRVVRCRAKLTNCGEVSGSEQSQLVQEEMCVTEQVEHRVEVEQDGDTHIEVCKVSRCCSRSEVITVDNTSRPQSGKSCEDEVMGEEEEGRPMSAVSSSSRILQTLKEDQDDEEDDLPPSASQCCQRNEPSPTPTSQSHVNDKPTSNVSAGSIHSTEHNKLDIKSESRAESACQGGAATPRSTAGAGTMNRASSAQSKISRASHKSTKADDETEDVKRVVSGLSGRSGISAGTSVCPNCGGCKRVVSRNSNSRASQRSHHSSRLLPKPGATLLNQENTKEGSDNDGSDASDQSTQSNKSNVTNHGRISAISNGIEGRASSARSTPEPVGQEEERTPSAASAKSHRSSRSHKSGCKGTTCVTAENVDNRSQSAMSAQSNLSTKTKKSNYSATANTPDIKKREEADGENVLERAVSSLSVKSGASVKSHKSNNSAGVEEDETNGRASSVLSVKSNASAKEERPASALSAKSVKSTKSEVSAQSKTSHKSSCSNCARAASPGIEAAAEIVVGKEEGPEAQDRTASAMSVKSNISAQSNKSLKSNKAAERTLSPRSDTRGDAEDRAASQMSAKSVKSIKSTKSNCNGNTEASSDMGDNSEEAHIRAGSALSVQSNQTKKSSRVASPAKGKSDRSRTSSAMSGTSHTSAKSTKPQKTNHTPAATSISTEAGEPSVEVNGNEEENNERVASAMSVTSKSSNKSTNVVTIKTLNGGDEGNETTERPQSAVSAKSEKSISSASNLNGTTEAAENVVEDNVPKSRASNQTLSPRRARSPKSPGPPGSSQSQQLSPGTGETRGSSVLSVHSTASAKSAKSSRSKCHCGAGSGLDKVKKESMEEAVSERAASIHSSSSKRQRRESGGTEQPLSRNSSGSVSLGLPADPETAESDSESCANADESKSKTVTPDVNKSTEEVINEERQKTGSAMSQTSNSNGNKSSLSQNPPALDIPTIKTPGGHEDEDVKEHTTNRAPSEVSAKSNHSAKSSKSNKSLCKCSVKAAPPVVTSKPVEQDGSTTSIDKGSVKSGSTAASSAKARVRSKSPKNSATPSRESGTGECQNQASSTPTNEAKEEVDLTDNKAASVRTKSPCCLRPESAASRKKEIPVNSSSPCPVHNSRPSSKVDTSSESILSHSLSAADLLKDRIAAGRPNSQQSKASKSKSEKSGKSQRNKKEKVQLTPFCLPNASPNEVVSDWLRSIPTNSSMLAFSDELNEEEKKSGEDVGKEDEKPELEKDKEEEEDEGEKEKSDECDAMEEEESSEAPPANATGSSVQPNTLQGGETLPRSWHSSAAVMKVLLGSSMGRCRSMPEVSPVYGRRLSTSAKGLLDCLSQLQLIEPTVSSGYDAHKNQQQQYSDIMAILQSLWLAEPRNIQTKDVGTDQVSPPRSSSGVGMSSGSGGSGKENENRGGEETPPKQADSSHEDEEAGKVLKEGGTVGEAVQNMEEAKTDTPEEQQSSVPPSLDSPKATENPSSSDKSSANDSSKSPSDNEHETPEDSSSDTPPTVLRAPLTKRISQDPDPVWVMQLLKKLEKQFMNHYTNAMAEFKVRWDLDDSLILNTMISELRDEVNRRIQASIQREMKKIQSRAGKGGRTPRPPQGANLSRDSTMTEKRRRLLKVMKNQSAKTADSFSDEDMTGEFSDQRSDDEYCPCDACVRKKMAARPLKKPEVEAPIMMEFDLLKILQLKKMPCTPALSQPTEEEGESTPVEEEEVRSLGVVQEEEEEEETKEDIKPDIVLEEPIPEEDEEKEEEEKAKVQEGGEAVEENDEEEEGEEEVECQCQCARNEDSDKADEEEEAEESSSNTGDDDERGGEEEGANAEDEGDTGEDETGDDDGETGTGEEDESDKDTAKETRGNEGETSENEEGDDDEKEEEEEKSEEETTKKESGEEEEEEAKEASGETKMAANEESAAVGGNVSASAEAEDEDEGDGDDDTTEGESHEEEKGGEASGEERASPQDLEDTPATEGEEGDAEDSDTDRLPSNTSADESGHEGGGTTGNEGDKEGGADGDDEDEVVKDAVKELKTDTDRKENGALLHQFTKTSVESQPGSLEDVDADSPPNPVDTIEVPKMASTGGAGQRRSRSPGRVQRRKPKESDVKLDHSDM from the exons ATGCATTCAGTCCAGGAAGGGGTGTGGGACCCTCAGCCCCCATCTAAGCATGCCTCTCCCCATCCCCCACCTTACTCCTCCAACTCACGACTCACCCATGTGACCAGAGCTGCCCCGGCCAAGCGGATCACCTTCTACAAAAGCGGCGACAGCCAGTTTGGGGGTGTTAGGATGGCCATCCACAAACGTAGCTTCAAATGCTTTGATGCGCTGCTGGATGACCTTTCCCAAAAG GTGCCCCTGCCGTTTGGTGTGCGGACGGTGACCACCCCCCGTGGAACACACACCATCAAACAGCTGGAGCAGCTCCAAGACGGAGGCTGCTACCTCTGCTCTGACAGGCGCCAGGCTAAGCCAATCAACATGGATCTAGCCACCAAACGGCCCAGCATCTGGTACTACCATAGCCGGAGGCCCCAGAGGCCCGATGCTTCATCTGCTACACCACCAGGCTATTTATCACATAGGCACCGGCGGATCCTGCTTGTAAAGAACGGTGAGCCAAGCATAAGGAAGAGCATAGTGCTGAGCAGGAGATCAACCAGAAGTCTAAGAGCATTTCTGGAGGAGGCGTCGGAGGTAATGCAGTTTCATGTCCGCAAGCTGTACACTGTGGAAGGACGTAAG ATCGACAGTGTGCAGAGCCTGATGACATGTCcgggtgtgttggtgtgtgttggaCGGGAAGCCTTTAGTCCAGTGTTGGTAAATTTCATTAGGAAGAGTTCAGAGGAGAAACTTCCCGGTCTGAGCAGTAAATCTCCTGGACTTGGCCCCAGGACTCCTGGAAATGGGGCCAGATCTCCTGCTACTCAAGGAACAAGATCACCACCTCATGGAGCTCAATCCAGAGCCAGCGAGTACAGCGAAGGTCATGAGAGTAAGAAAAACG TTAATTTTGGCCTTGAAACCAAAAAGAGCATCATTCACCCTCGTTCTGACTCTTCAAACCGCTCGGCCCGCTTCTCCCTGTCTTCAGAGAAATCATATGGAAATGGCATCAGTGCCCTGTCTCAAGCCAAAACAGCAATTATGAATGATGACATTGAAAAACGTGTGCTGGTCAATAAAGACGGCAGCCTATCACTGGAGATGAGGGTGCGTTTTCACCTCCAAAATGACGAGACCCTGCAGTGGTCCACTCAGATTAAAAAATCGCCTCCTTTACCCAATGACTGTTGCCCCCTGAGCCAGGACCATCCTCATTTCCTGCAGCAGGGCCAATCAGAAAGCTGCTCAGACCCTGACTCAGCGTCCTTTGATCCAGAGGGTGTGGGTTTCTCCAGCCAGACTCTGCAGTGTGCACTTGAAGGAAATCATTGCCCCTGCTGTTACCAGAGACAGGTGCAGCAGTATGACTTATGGGAAAACCCAGCACACAGCCATAAACAGCCTGTCCCCCCTCCACATGGATCCAGCCAAACCCACACTATAATGAGACATTCACACTCCTCTAGTTCCTCTTCATCGTGTAATTCCAGGAGGGTGGTGCGTTGCAGAGCAAAGCTCACCAACTGTGGAGAAGTTTCAGGTTCAGAACAGAGCCAGCTGGTTCAGGAGGAAATGTGTGTCACAGAGCAAGTTGAACACAGAGTGGAGgtagagcaggatggagacacTCACATAGAGGTCTGTAAGGTGAGCAGGTGCTGCAGCCGGAGTGAAGTGATCACTGTGGATAACACCTCACGACCTCAGAGTGGAAAGTCATGTGAGGATGAGGTCAtgggggaagaagaggaggggcgGCCCATGTCGGCAGTCAGTAGTTCTTCACGTATCCTGCAAACTCTAAAAGAGGACCAAGACGATGAGGAGGATGACCTGCCACCAAGTGCTTCACAATGTTGTCAAAGAAATGAACCATCACCAACCCCAACTTCCCAGAGTCATGTGAATGACAAGCCAACAAGTAATGTCTCAGCAGGGTCCATCCACTCAACCGAACACAATAAGCTGGATATTAAGAGTGAAAGTAGAGCTGAATCTGCTTGTCAAGGTGGAGCAGCTACCCCACGATCAACAGCTGGAGCAGGTACGATGAATCGGGCTTCCAGCGCTCAGTCCAAAATAAGCAGAGCCTCACACAAATCTACCAAAGCAGATGATGAGACTGAAGACGTAAAGAGGGTTGTTAGCGGCTTATCTGGACGCTCTGGAATTTCAGCAGGGACAAGTGTATGCCCTAATTGTGGAGGTTGCAAACGTGTAGTCTCCCGTAATTCCAACAGTAGAGCATCACAGAGGTCCCATCACTCCAGTCGACTCTTGCCAAAGCCCGGCGCCACTCTTCTCAATCAAGAAAACACCAAAGAAGGCAGTGACAATGATGGTTCAGATGCATCTGATCAGTCAACACAATCCAACAAGTCAAATGTCACTAACCATGGGCGCATCTCTGCAATATCAAATGGAATAGAGGGCAGAGCTTCTAGTGCCAGATCTACTCCTGAGCCAGTGGGGCAGGAGGAAGAAAGAACTCCAAGTGCTGCCTCAGCCAAAAGCCACAGGTCCAGCAGATCTCATAAGTCTGGCTGTAAGGGTACTACTTGTGTAACCGCTGAAAATGTGGATAACAGAAGCCAGAGCGCCATGTCAGCTCAGTCCAACCTGTCAACCAAGACTAAAAAATCAAACTACAGTGCCACAGCTAATACTCCTGATATTAAAAAACGGGAGGAAGCAGACGGGGAGAATGTTTTGGAGAGAGCAGTCAGCTCCTTGTCAGTCAAATCTGGTGCTTCAGTCAAATCTCACAAGTCCAACAACAGTGCAGGGGTTGAAGAGGATGAAACAAATGGAAGGGCATCAAGTGTCCTCTCTGTTAAATCTAATGCATCTGCCAAGGAAGAAAGACCTGCTAGTGCTCTGTCTGCCAAATCAGTGAAATCAACCAAATCAGAGGTTTCAGCGCAGTCCAAAACATCTCACAAGTCCTCTTGTAGCAATTGTGCCAGAGCAGCATCACCAGGTATTGAGGCTGCAGCTGAAATTGTAGTAGGAAAGGAGGAGGGACCAGAAGCACAGGATAGGACAGCAAGTGCCATGTCAGTTAAGTCCAATATATCTGCCCAGTCTAATAAATCCCTTAAGTCCAACAAAGCTGCGGAAAGGACACTTTCCCCCAGGTCGGATACCAGAGGAGATGCAGAAGACAGGGCAGCAAGTCAAATGTCTGCCAAGTCGGTTAAATCTATTAAGTCTACCAAGTCAAACTGTAATGGCAACACCGAGGCAAGTTCTGACATGGGAGACAATAGTGAAGAAGCTCACATCAGGGCTGGCAGTGCTTTGTCTGTTCAGTCTAACCAGACAAAAAAGAGTTCAAGAGTGGCTTCTCCAGCAAAAGGCAAATCTGACCGTAGCAGAACCTCTAGTGCTATGTCAGGGACATCACACACTTCTGCCAAGTCCACCAAACCCCAGAAAACAAACCACACTCCAGCAGCAACTTCAATTTCAACTGAGGCTGGTGAACCTTCAGTAGAGGTGAatggaaatgaagaggaaaataatGAGCGGGTGGCCAGTGCCATGTCTGTAACATCCAAATCatcaaataaatcaacaaatgttGTGACCATTAAAACACTAAATGGGGGTGATGAAGGAAATGAGACAACAGAGAGACCACAGAGTGCTGTATCAGCCAAATCAGAAAAATCCATTTCATCAGCTTCCAACCTTAATGGAACAACTGAAGCTGCTGAAAACGTGGTGGAAGATAATGTACCTAAAAGCAGAGCTTCTAACCAAACACTTTCCCCCAGGCGGGCTCGTTCACCCAAATCACCAGGTCCTCCTGGCAGTTCTCAGTCCCAACAGCTGTCACCTGGTACTGGAGAAACAAGAGGGTCCAGCGTTTTGTCAGTTCATTCAACAGCCTCTGCCAAATCTGCTAAATCAAGCAGGTCTAAGTGTCACTGTGGAGCAGGTTCAGGACTTGATAAAGTGAAGAAGGAAAGCATGGAAGAGGCAGTGTCTGAGCGAGCAGCCAGCATTCATTCATCTTCATCCAAAAGGCAAAGGAGAGAGTCAGGAGGCACTGAACAACCACTGAGTCGAAACTCATCCGGATCTGTCTCTCTTGGGCTACCAGCAGACCCAGAGACAGCAGAGTCAGACAGTGAATCTTGTGCAAATGCTGATGAGAGCAAATCAAAAACAGTAACACCTGATGTCAACAAAAGCACAGAGGAAGTAATTAatgaagaaagacagaaaacagggTCTGCCATGTCTCAGACATCCAACAGTAATGGCAATAAAAGTAGTTTGTCTCAAAATCCACCTGCTTTAGATATTCCAACTATTAAAACACCAGGAGGTCATGAAGATGAAGATGTGAAAGAACATACAACAAACAGAGCGCCCAGTGAAGTTTCAGCTAAAAGCAATCATTCTGCTAAAAGCAGTAAGTCCAACAAATCTTTATGTAAGTGCAGTGTCAAAGCAGCTCCTCCAGTGGTTACTAGTAAACCTGTAGAGCAAGATGGTAGCACCACTTCAATTGATAAAGGAAGTGTGAAGTCTGGGTCTACTGCAGCATCGTCAGCAAAGGCTCGTGTTAGGAGCAAATCACCTAAAAATAGTGCAACACCGTCCAGAGAATCAGGAACTGGTGAATGTCAGAACCAGGCTTCCAGTACACCAACTAATGAAGCCAAAGAGGAAGTAGATCTCACAGACAACAAGGCGGCCAGTGTTCGCACCAAAAGCCCATGTTGCCTCAGGCCTGAGTCAGCAGCTTCTAGGAAGAAAGAAATCCCAGTTAATTCCTCAAGCCCATGTCCAGTACACAACTCCAGACCCAGCAGCAAAGTGGACACAAGTAGTGAAAGTATTCTGTCTCACTCTTTGTCTGCAGCTGATTTACTCAAGGACAGAATCGCAGCTGGACGTCCAAACAGCCAACAGTCAAAAGCCAGCAAGTCCAAGAGTGAGAAGAGTGGAAAGagtcaaagaaacaaaaaagagaaGGTGCAACTGACACCCTTTTGTCTGCCCAATGCATCCCCCAATGAAGTAGTCAGTGACTGGCTGAGGAGCATTCCTACTAACAGCAGCATGCTCGCATTCAGTGATGAGCTGAATGAGGAAGAAAAGAAATCTGGAGAAGATGTTGGAAAGGAAGACGAGAAACCTGAACTCGAGaaagacaaggaggaggaggaggatgaaggagaGAAAGAGAAGTCAGATGAATGTGATgcaatggaggaggaggagagttcAGAGGCACCTCCAGCTAATGCAACAGGGTCTTCTGTTCAACCAAACACTCTGCAAGGTGGTGAGACTCTGCCCAGGAGTTGGCACTCTTCAGCTGCTGTGATGAAAGTTCTACTGGGCTCATCAATGGGGAGGTGTCGAAGCATGCCTGAG GTGTCTCCAGTTTATGGTCGCAGACTAAGTACATCAGCCAAAGGGCTCTTGGACTGTCTATCTCAGCTTCAGCTCATTGAACCTACAGTAAGCTCCGGCTATGATGCCCATAAGAATCAACAACAACAGTACAGTGATATAATGGCCATCCTTCAGTCCCTGTGGCTCGCTGAACCCCGTAATATACAAACCAAGGATGTTGGTACAGACCAAGTTAGTCCTCCAAGGTCTTCATCTGGGGTTGGCATGAGTAGTGGCTCAGGTGGATCTGGGAAGGAGAATGAAAATCGGGGAGGAGAAGAAACACCCCCAAAACAGGCAGATTCATCACATGAAGATGAGGAGGCAGGGAAGGTTTTAAAGGAGGGAGGAACTGTGGGTGAGGCCGTTCAGAACATGGAGGAAGCAAAGACTGACACACCAGAGGAGCAACAGAGTTCGGTTCCACCAAGTCTAGATAGCCCAAAAGCAACTGAAAACCCCTCGTCATCCGACAAGAGTTCAGCCAACGACAGCTCCAAATCCCCCTCTGATAATGAGCATGAGACTCCTGAGGATTCCAGCTCAGACACACCCCCAACTGTCCTAAGAGCGCCGCTGACCAAACGCATATCCCAAGACCCTGATCCGGTATGGGTCATGCAGCTGCTCAAAAAGCTTGAGAAACAGTTCATGAATCACTACACGAACGCTATGGCCGAGTTTAAAGTTCGCTGGGACCTGGACGACAGCCTCATCCTGAACACGATGATCTCTGAGCTGAGGGATGAGGTAAACCGGCGCATTCAGGCCAGCATACAGCGTGAGATGAAGAAGATCCAGAGCCGAGCTGGGAAAGGGGGGAGGACACCGAGGCCACCACAAGGAGCGAACCTCTCCAGGGACTCTACAATGACTGAAAAGCGGCGCAGACTTTTAAAG GTTATGAAAAACCAGTCAGCAAAAACTGCAGATTCCTTCAGCGACGAAGACATGACAGGCGAGTTCAGCGACCAGCGCAGTGACGATGAGTACTGCCCCTGTGATGCCTGTGTCCGCAAAAAAATGGCTGCTCGACCACTTAAAAAACCTGAAGTTGAAGCACCGATAATGATGGAGTTTGACCTCCTCAAGATACTTCAGCTAAAGAAAATGCCATGTACTCCAGCTTTGTCACAACCTACAGAGGAGGAAGGTGAAAGCACGCccgtggaagaggaggaggtaagGAGTTTGGGGGTTGtgcaagaggaagaggaggaggaggaaaccaAGGAGGACATCAAACCTGATATAGTGTTAGAAGAACCTATcccagaggaggatgaagagaaagaagaggaagagaaagcaAAGGTACAAGAGGGGGGAGAAGCTGTAGAAGAaaatgatgaagaggaagaaggagaggaagaggtAGAATGCCAGTGCCAGTGTGCTAGAAATGAGGACAGCGACAAAGCAGACGAGGAGGAAGAAGCTGAGGAGAGCAGCAGCAACACAGGTGATGATGACGAGCGAGGAGGTGAAGAAGAGGGGGCGAATGCAGAGGATGAAGGAGATACAGGAGAAGATGAGACTGGAGATGATGATGGAGAGACAGGAACAGGAGAAGAAGATGAGAGTGACAAAGATACTGCAAAAGAAACAAGAGGAAATGAAGGGGAGACATCTGAAAATgaagaaggtgatgatgatgaaaaggaggaggaggaagaaaagtcaGAAGAGGAGACAACCAAGAAGGAAAgcggagaagaggaagaagaagaagcaaaggAGGCCTCTGGAGAGACAAAAATGGCAGCGAATGAAGAATCAGCAGCGGTGGGAGGAAATGTCAGTGCATCAGCTGAGgcagaagatgaggatgaaggtgACGGGGATGATGACACCACAGAGGGAGAGTCACACGAAGAAGAGAAAGGAGGGGAGGCGTCAGGGGAGGAGAGAGCCTCACCACAG